The Sphingobacterium bambusae genome includes a window with the following:
- a CDS encoding peroxiredoxin family protein, protein MKYFFSSMALSALVYFSACQSGSSSQTNEQQTQEQPAAAQHEHAAASAPAAAAPAMAKEAATNIPDFKFYKVKSGIGFSKADIPTGKNSVFILFDPSCGHCQHEAGLLAKNYAKIKDVNLYFISMNDPALMASFLETFGKELVDKPNVEVLYDRNQEFIQKFHVPQQFPANYVYGADGKLKNSWDGEKEIGFVLAEFTK, encoded by the coding sequence ATGAAATACTTTTTCAGCAGCATGGCACTAAGTGCGTTGGTTTATTTCAGTGCTTGTCAATCGGGCAGCAGCTCGCAAACCAATGAGCAACAGACGCAAGAGCAGCCCGCTGCGGCTCAGCATGAACACGCGGCAGCGTCAGCCCCTGCAGCAGCAGCTCCAGCTATGGCCAAGGAAGCCGCTACCAACATTCCTGACTTCAAATTTTATAAAGTAAAATCCGGCATTGGTTTTAGCAAAGCGGATATCCCCACCGGAAAAAATAGTGTATTTATACTCTTCGACCCCAGCTGTGGACACTGCCAGCACGAAGCAGGCCTTCTTGCTAAAAACTATGCTAAGATCAAGGATGTGAACCTCTATTTCATTTCGATGAATGACCCTGCCCTGATGGCTTCCTTTCTCGAAACATTTGGTAAAGAGCTCGTCGATAAGCCCAACGTGGAAGTACTGTATGACCGAAACCAAGAGTTTATTCAGAAATTCCATGTGCCGCAGCAATTCCCAGCAAACTATGTTTACGGTGCCGACGGAAAGTTAAAAAACAGTTGGGACGGAGAGAAAGAGATCGGTTTTGTGTTGGCGGAGTTTACCAAATAA
- a CDS encoding TIGR02757 family protein, protein MADFDIKEFLDAKVSLFNRPSFIENDPICIPHLFSKQQDIEVMGFFAAILAWGQRKTIINKCNELIERFDGAPAQFIQQHQEQDLKQLLGFKHRTFNDTDLLYFVAFLRFHYQSFSSLEDAFLIGQKHAQVFSMEQALNAFKAYFFSLHDHPIRTKKHISSPAQKSSCKRLNMFLRWMVRKDDQGVDFGIWNRISPGALICPCDVHVDRVARRFGLIVSDKINWKTAVELTENLKAFDPTDPVKYDFALFGIGVEGEI, encoded by the coding sequence ATGGCAGATTTTGATATTAAAGAGTTTTTGGACGCTAAGGTCAGTTTGTTCAACAGGCCTAGTTTTATTGAGAACGACCCTATTTGTATACCACACCTGTTTTCAAAACAGCAGGATATCGAAGTGATGGGCTTTTTCGCTGCCATTCTTGCTTGGGGGCAGCGCAAAACGATCATCAACAAGTGTAACGAACTTATTGAGCGTTTTGACGGTGCCCCGGCACAATTTATTCAGCAACATCAGGAGCAGGATCTTAAGCAACTTCTCGGCTTTAAACACCGCACCTTTAATGATACCGATCTCCTTTATTTCGTCGCCTTTTTGCGCTTTCATTACCAGTCATTCTCCTCCTTGGAAGATGCTTTCCTTATCGGGCAAAAGCATGCACAAGTTTTTAGTATGGAGCAGGCACTCAATGCGTTCAAAGCTTACTTCTTTTCCTTGCACGACCACCCAATACGCACCAAAAAGCATATCAGCTCGCCGGCACAGAAATCCAGTTGCAAACGCTTGAACATGTTTCTGCGCTGGATGGTGCGCAAAGACGACCAAGGCGTAGATTTCGGGATCTGGAACCGCATTTCGCCAGGCGCACTCATCTGTCCCTGCGATGTGCACGTGGATCGTGTAGCGAGGCGATTTGGATTGATTGTCTCCGATAAGATCAATTGGAAAACGGCTGTGGAGCTCACGGAAAACCTCAAAGCTTTTGACCCGACTGATCCTGTGAAATATGATTTTGCGCTTTTTGGAATTGGTGTAGAGGGGGAGATATAG
- the gap gene encoding type I glyceraldehyde-3-phosphate dehydrogenase — translation MKTAINGFGRIGRHTLRNIYRRGLQERISVVAINDLTDTATLAHLLKYDSVHGPFPHMVTFDAESLYIDGHRIQVFREKDPANLPWASLGIHAVVESTGFFTSREKASKHLLAGAKQTIISAPSTDKDVPTVVLGINDTDFDWSSDLFSNASCTTNNVAPLVKILDENWGIKDGYITTVHSMTGDQNLHDAPHRDLRRARAASSSIIPTTTGAAKAITNVFSHLEGRLGGAGIRVPVLNGSLTDFTCTLRAETTVEAINQKFQEAAAGSLSNVLFYTEDPIVSVDIINNPYSCVFDAQLTSIVGGLVKVVGWYDNEFGYSNRMVDLLLRIATR, via the coding sequence ATGAAAACAGCCATTAATGGTTTTGGTCGCATAGGCCGACATACCCTGCGTAATATCTACCGTCGTGGCCTGCAAGAGCGCATCTCGGTTGTCGCCATAAACGATCTGACGGATACGGCTACCCTCGCCCATCTGTTGAAATATGATTCGGTACATGGTCCTTTTCCGCATATGGTTACTTTCGATGCCGAAAGCCTCTATATAGATGGTCATCGCATACAGGTGTTTCGCGAAAAAGATCCGGCAAACCTGCCTTGGGCAAGCTTAGGCATTCATGCTGTTGTCGAATCTACTGGATTCTTTACAAGTCGTGAGAAGGCTTCAAAGCACTTGCTAGCAGGTGCCAAACAGACGATCATCTCGGCGCCATCAACAGATAAAGATGTACCTACGGTGGTCTTGGGTATTAACGATACGGACTTCGACTGGAGCAGCGATCTGTTCTCCAACGCATCCTGTACGACCAACAACGTAGCGCCGCTAGTCAAGATCCTCGATGAAAACTGGGGAATTAAAGATGGCTACATCACGACGGTGCATTCCATGACGGGCGATCAGAACCTGCACGATGCACCACATCGCGACCTTCGCCGCGCACGCGCTGCATCCTCCTCTATCATTCCGACGACTACAGGGGCGGCCAAAGCGATCACTAATGTGTTTAGCCATTTGGAAGGCCGCCTGGGCGGTGCAGGTATTCGTGTTCCAGTGCTCAATGGTTCGCTCACCGACTTTACCTGCACACTGCGAGCAGAGACTACGGTCGAAGCTATAAATCAAAAGTTTCAGGAAGCCGCCGCGGGAAGTTTGTCCAATGTGCTCTTCTATACTGAAGATCCTATCGTATCGGTGGATATCATCAACAACCCCTATTCCTGTGTATTCGATGCACAGCTGACATCTATTGTGGGCGGACTGGTCAAAGTAGTGGGTTGGTACGACAATGAATTTGGTTACTCCAACAGGATGGTGGATCTCTTGTTGCGTATAGCGACCAGATAA
- a CDS encoding Na+/H+ antiporter — protein MIESNVLLVMLLFFFMAMLFVLSQRLKISYPILLVVGGLLISLIPGTPQISLDPNIIFLVFLPPLLFEAAWYTSWDNFLKWRRSIFIMGFGLVFVTSLAIAYFSVAIIPSFTLALGFLLGGIISPPDAVAATSVLKGVRIPKRGITILEGESLVNDAASLTVFRFALAAIISGTFVLQEAATEFLILAVMGVVVGLAIAHVLYIFLRYVAKSSSITTPITLIAPYIMYIVAEHFEWSGVLAVVSGGLFLSYRAKDYMNHHTRIQTKEVWATVGFLLNGFVFILIGLELPIIVQGLDGYSIEESVKYALLISAIVIVLRVVMVYLSAFVPRLLFPHIRRKEVSPGWKLPLVVGWAGMRGVVSLASALAIPLTLDNGSSFPHRNLILFITFVVILVTLVFQGLTLPFLIRWVKLEEMDEEVPENVQLESIRLALAKEAIDYMDTHYADAMQQYETIARVKEQYQRSVRATESALDDDARLRLSGVRALYSKVALELIQVRRQGLERFRSEKKFDAEVIKQIEHNLDLEESRLIHG, from the coding sequence ATGATAGAATCAAACGTATTACTGGTCATGCTGCTTTTTTTCTTCATGGCTATGCTTTTTGTGCTCAGCCAGCGGCTGAAAATTTCCTATCCGATACTATTGGTGGTCGGTGGCCTACTGATCTCTCTGATACCGGGCACACCGCAGATAAGCCTGGACCCCAACATTATTTTTCTGGTCTTTCTACCGCCGTTATTATTTGAAGCAGCTTGGTATACCTCTTGGGATAATTTTCTGAAATGGCGACGTTCGATATTTATCATGGGCTTTGGGCTGGTTTTTGTTACCTCGCTGGCCATTGCTTATTTTTCGGTAGCTATTATCCCTTCATTTACCTTGGCACTGGGCTTTTTGTTGGGCGGTATTATATCGCCGCCCGATGCGGTGGCGGCAACTTCGGTGTTGAAGGGCGTCCGCATTCCTAAGAGGGGAATTACGATATTGGAGGGCGAAAGCTTGGTTAATGACGCGGCCTCTTTGACGGTATTCCGCTTTGCACTGGCGGCGATTATTTCGGGCACCTTCGTGCTGCAGGAGGCGGCTACCGAATTCCTTATTCTCGCCGTGATGGGCGTTGTCGTCGGGCTGGCGATTGCCCATGTGCTCTATATTTTTTTACGCTATGTCGCGAAATCGTCGAGCATTACGACACCCATTACGCTGATAGCGCCCTACATCATGTATATCGTGGCCGAGCATTTTGAGTGGTCGGGGGTGCTGGCGGTGGTGAGCGGGGGACTGTTCCTTTCGTATCGTGCAAAGGATTATATGAACCACCATACCCGAATACAAACGAAGGAAGTATGGGCTACGGTGGGCTTTTTGCTGAATGGTTTTGTGTTTATTTTGATCGGTCTAGAGTTGCCGATTATTGTCCAAGGGCTGGATGGATACTCCATTGAGGAGAGTGTAAAGTATGCGCTGTTGATTAGCGCTATCGTTATTGTGTTGCGTGTCGTTATGGTCTATCTATCTGCCTTCGTGCCTAGGTTGCTGTTTCCACATATACGACGAAAAGAAGTCAGCCCGGGTTGGAAGCTTCCCTTGGTGGTAGGCTGGGCTGGAATGCGCGGCGTAGTATCGCTCGCGTCTGCGCTTGCCATTCCCTTGACATTGGATAACGGCAGTTCCTTTCCTCACCGTAACCTGATTCTTTTCATCACCTTTGTGGTTATCTTGGTGACCTTGGTGTTTCAGGGCTTGACACTTCCTTTCTTGATTCGCTGGGTGAAACTAGAAGAGATGGATGAAGAGGTGCCAGAAAATGTACAGTTGGAGTCCATACGCTTGGCTTTGGCCAAGGAAGCGATCGATTATATGGATACGCATTATGCAGACGCTATGCAGCAATACGAAACGATTGCGCGCGTGAAGGAGCAATATCAACGTAGTGTACGCGCTACGGAGAGCGCGCTGGATGACGATGCACGACTTCGTTTGAGTGGTGTTCGCGCACTGTACAGCAAGGTAGCACTAGAGCTAATACAGGTGCGTCGGCAAGGCTTGGAGCGCTTTCGTAGCGAGAAGAAATTTGATGCAGAAGTCATCAAGCAGATCGAACATAATTTGGACTTGGAAGAGTCCCGCTTAATACACGGTTAA